The proteins below are encoded in one region of Thermus albus:
- a CDS encoding type 1 glutamine amidotransferase domain-containing protein, producing MRRVGILLADLFDEREFLYPYYRVQEAGYTPLVIGPEAREYKAKSGFAWKAEVSAREAGEVAGLLIPGGFAPDYLRRSPEVLSLVRKVAEEGRPIGAICHAGWVLISAGLVRGRRVTGFASIRHDLENAGGLYQEAGVVVDGNLVTAQGPKDLPGFLLAFLELLAKG from the coding sequence GTGAGGCGAGTGGGCATCCTTTTGGCCGATCTCTTTGACGAGCGGGAGTTCCTCTACCCCTACTACCGGGTCCAGGAGGCGGGCTATACCCCCTTGGTCATCGGGCCTGAGGCCCGGGAGTATAAGGCTAAGTCCGGCTTTGCCTGGAAGGCGGAGGTAAGCGCCCGGGAGGCAGGGGAGGTGGCGGGCCTCCTTATCCCCGGGGGCTTTGCCCCCGATTACCTGCGGCGAAGCCCTGAGGTCCTTTCCTTGGTGCGAAAGGTGGCGGAAGAGGGCAGGCCCATCGGGGCCATCTGCCATGCGGGCTGGGTTTTGATCAGCGCCGGACTGGTGCGAGGGCGAAGGGTCACGGGGTTTGCCTCCATCCGCCACGACCTGGAAAACGCCGGGGGGCTTTACCAGGAGGCCGGGGTGGTGGTGGACGGAAACCTGGTAACCGCCCAGGGGCCCAAGGATCTCCCCGGCTTCCTCTTGGCCTTTTTGGAGCTCTTGGCTAAAGGGTAA
- a CDS encoding YbjQ family protein produces the protein MGVLRATLGGLPGYRLARVLGVAKGSAVRAKHLGKDLEGGLRKPVGGEVPKYMEMPQEACRVRNAGCWRSIWDRSPKEEAKRLGTGAVLGARYTAAHVFHGAAEILVYGTAVRLKPTKEPR, from the coding sequence ATGGGGGTTCTCAGGGCCACCCTAGGCGGGCTGCCCGGCTACCGGCTGGCCCGGGTGCTGGGCGTGGCCAAGGGAAGCGCAGTGCGGGCCAAGCACCTGGGCAAGGACCTCGAGGGGGGTTTGCGCAAACCGGTGGGTGGGGAGGTACCGAAGTATATGGAGATGCCTCAGGAAGCTTGCCGGGTGCGGAACGCCGGATGCTGGCGGTCCATTTGGGATAGGAGCCCCAAAGAGGAGGCCAAGCGCCTGGGTACCGGTGCCGTCTTGGGGGCGCGGTATACCGCGGCCCACGTGTTCCACGGGGCAGCGGAAATCCTGGTCTATGGCACTGCTGTCCGGCTAAAGCCCACAAAGGAGCCCCGATAA
- the argB gene encoding acetylglutamate kinase, translating to MSEPLLVKVGGSLRGAETLLDELAGYPGPLVLVHGGGPEIGAWLSRLGLESRFEGGLRVTPPEHMEVVEMSLCLTGKRLAEGLSRRGKRALSLSGRDTLCLKGRALAHLGRVGEVVGVEVGVLLDLVEQGYTPLLAPIALDEAGPLNVNADTAAGAVAGALGWPVLFLTDVPGVLQDPQDPKSRLPRLTPKEVEELKASGVIQGGMIPKVEAALNALRAGAPWAAIARGERGVLEGVLKGVLGTRFTL from the coding sequence TTGAGTGAACCCTTGTTGGTGAAGGTGGGCGGAAGCCTACGAGGTGCCGAAACCCTCCTAGACGAGCTTGCGGGCTACCCAGGCCCCCTGGTCCTGGTGCATGGGGGTGGGCCGGAGATCGGGGCCTGGCTTTCCCGCCTGGGCCTGGAAAGCCGCTTTGAGGGGGGCCTGAGGGTAACCCCCCCGGAGCACATGGAGGTGGTGGAAATGAGCCTTTGCCTCACGGGAAAGCGCCTGGCAGAAGGCCTTTCCCGAAGGGGAAAAAGGGCGCTTTCCCTCTCCGGGCGGGATACCCTTTGCCTAAAGGGGAGGGCCCTAGCCCACCTGGGCCGGGTGGGGGAGGTGGTGGGGGTGGAGGTGGGCGTGCTCCTGGACCTGGTGGAACAGGGCTACACCCCCCTCCTGGCCCCCATCGCCCTGGACGAGGCAGGCCCCTTAAACGTCAACGCCGACACCGCCGCTGGGGCGGTAGCCGGGGCCTTAGGGTGGCCCGTCCTTTTCCTCACGGATGTGCCCGGGGTCCTCCAGGACCCCCAGGACCCCAAAAGCCGCCTGCCCCGCCTCACGCCGAAGGAGGTGGAGGAACTCAAGGCCTCTGGGGTGATCCAAGGAGGCATGATCCCCAAGGTGGAGGCGGCCTTGAACGCCCTTAGGGCCGGGGCTCCCTGGGCGGCCATTGCCCGGGGGGAAAGGGGGGTACTGGAGGGCGTCTTAAAGGGAGTCTTGGGAACCCGCTTTACCCTTTAG
- a CDS encoding nitrous oxide reductase accessory protein NosL, whose product MDRRTFFLSLPFLLRALAAPRTLRVGVDACPYCFMTILDARYAAQAVNPQGKAFFYDDPACLLDQLNGWGGPSLTAKEVYLADFSESTRTAPRWVEAAKAVLYHNPKIRTPMGSGLLAFGNREAVERHLRERPERAGGRVLTWAQALKEGEKRTWVPADFFSPPPKAP is encoded by the coding sequence ATGGACCGAAGGACTTTTTTCCTGTCCCTTCCCTTTTTGTTGCGGGCTCTGGCTGCTCCCCGAACCCTACGGGTTGGGGTGGACGCATGCCCCTACTGCTTCATGACCATCCTGGACGCCCGCTATGCGGCCCAGGCGGTTAATCCCCAGGGGAAGGCCTTCTTCTATGACGATCCAGCCTGCCTTCTGGACCAGTTAAACGGCTGGGGAGGGCCCAGCCTCACCGCCAAGGAGGTCTACCTGGCAGACTTTTCCGAAAGCACCCGCACCGCTCCCAGGTGGGTGGAGGCCGCTAAGGCCGTGCTCTACCATAACCCCAAGATCCGTACCCCCATGGGCTCCGGGCTTCTGGCTTTTGGTAACCGGGAGGCTGTGGAACGACACCTTCGGGAACGGCCCGAGCGGGCGGGGGGACGGGTCTTGACCTGGGCCCAAGCTCTAAAGGAGGGCGAGAAGCGTACCTGGGTGCCCGCCGACTTCTTTTCCCCACCGCCAAAGGCCCCATGA
- a CDS encoding MazG family protein, translating into MGGMERLLEVMRRLRGPGGCPWDRAQTHESLVPYLLEEASEAADALLDGDPKEMAEELGDVLLQVAFHSVIGEEEGRFTYEDVERSIVEKLIRRHPHVFGEARAKTPEEVKARWEALKAEEGKGEEPCGLPKHLPTLLRAYELQRKGVDPGSEEGLRMALERGNLEEALWNLVGLFAKRGLDPETALRRRSHKACREG; encoded by the coding sequence ATGGGGGGCATGGAACGGCTTCTTGAGGTGATGCGCCGCCTTCGGGGGCCCGGGGGTTGCCCCTGGGACCGGGCCCAGACCCACGAAAGCCTCGTCCCCTACCTGTTGGAGGAGGCCAGCGAGGCGGCGGATGCCCTCTTGGATGGGGACCCCAAGGAGATGGCGGAGGAGCTTGGGGATGTGCTCCTGCAGGTGGCCTTTCACAGCGTGATCGGTGAGGAGGAGGGGCGGTTTACCTATGAGGACGTGGAAAGAAGCATCGTGGAAAAGCTCATCCGCCGCCACCCCCACGTCTTTGGGGAGGCCAGGGCCAAGACCCCAGAGGAGGTGAAGGCCCGCTGGGAAGCATTGAAGGCCGAGGAGGGGAAGGGGGAGGAGCCCTGCGGCCTGCCCAAGCACCTTCCCACCCTGCTTCGGGCCTACGAGCTTCAGCGAAAGGGCGTGGATCCGGGAAGCGAGGAGGGCCTAAGGATGGCCCTGGAGAGGGGGAACCTCGAGGAGGCGCTTTGGAACCTGGTGGGGCTTTTCGCCAAACGGGGCCTGGACCCCGAGACCGCCTTAAGGCGGCGCTCCCACAAAGCCTGCCGGGAGGGCTAG
- a CDS encoding nitrous oxide reductase accessory protein NosL: MRNRREVLKALGGLVVAGPVLAQHMGHGMESPAPVGGMRVPARPIPWDEGLCAFCEMPIKTPEGQWRGRTFPKGFFEQTYSQIAFEKPRPAPHDPKQVVEALHFESIACMVNYAWVHGLKDGEGATFYVTDRGAYDPARPQETVRLIPARQATFYWGEKMMVVMNAKLLAFASAKAAQEFADRNKDQHGRQRFYSFQTLWDLAPLPEMNVVALLARHAGLLGDK, encoded by the coding sequence ATGAGGAACCGGCGTGAGGTGCTCAAGGCTTTGGGCGGTTTGGTGGTGGCGGGGCCAGTCTTGGCCCAGCACATGGGGCACGGGATGGAAAGCCCGGCTCCTGTGGGGGGGATGCGGGTTCCCGCCCGGCCCATTCCCTGGGATGAGGGCCTGTGCGCCTTCTGCGAGATGCCCATCAAGACCCCGGAAGGGCAGTGGCGGGGCCGCACCTTCCCCAAGGGCTTCTTTGAGCAGACCTACAGCCAGATCGCCTTTGAGAAGCCCCGGCCTGCCCCCCACGATCCCAAGCAGGTGGTGGAAGCGTTGCACTTTGAGAGCATCGCCTGCATGGTGAACTACGCCTGGGTGCATGGGCTTAAGGACGGGGAGGGGGCCACCTTTTACGTGACCGACCGGGGAGCCTACGATCCCGCCAGGCCCCAGGAAACCGTGCGCCTCATCCCCGCCCGCCAGGCCACCTTCTACTGGGGGGAGAAGATGATGGTGGTCATGAACGCCAAGCTTCTGGCCTTCGCCAGCGCTAAGGCAGCCCAGGAGTTTGCCGATAGGAACAAAGACCAGCACGGCCGCCAGCGCTTCTATAGCTTCCAGACCCTTTGGGACCTGGCGCCCTTACCGGAGATGAACGTGGTAGCCCTCCTGGCCCGTCACGCAGGGCTTTTGGGGGACAAATAG
- a CDS encoding NUDIX hydrolase, which translates to MAVPLLGESLLFTLRSPHLPTHAGQVSFPGGVVEPGETPLEAALREAAEEVGLGGLEALGYLSPGFSPQGFLVQPVVVFREDLPPLRPNPLEVAEAFLAPVEELLGITPWSEVRQGRTVWHFPWRGVDIWGVTGNILKEFLEVWREASGHPFGRSL; encoded by the coding sequence GTGGCCGTGCCCCTCCTGGGGGAAAGCCTCCTTTTCACCCTGCGTAGCCCCCACCTGCCCACCCACGCCGGCCAGGTGAGCTTCCCCGGAGGGGTGGTGGAGCCAGGGGAAACCCCCCTGGAGGCCGCCTTGCGGGAGGCGGCGGAGGAGGTGGGGCTAGGGGGGCTGGAGGCCTTGGGCTACCTTTCCCCAGGGTTTTCCCCCCAGGGTTTCTTGGTCCAGCCGGTGGTGGTCTTCCGGGAAGACCTTCCTCCCTTACGCCCTAACCCCCTCGAGGTGGCCGAGGCCTTCTTGGCCCCAGTGGAGGAGCTCCTTGGGATAACCCCCTGGAGCGAGGTGCGCCAGGGCCGGACCGTTTGGCACTTTCCCTGGCGGGGGGTGGACATCTGGGGGGTGACGGGAAATATCCTTAAGGAGTTCCTGGAGGTGTGGCGTGAGGCGAGTGGGCATCCTTTTGGCCGATCTCTTTGA
- a CDS encoding phosphohydrolase, whose translation MGFYGFRKRLRRLWQAFFPQEKGLDDAFALAFLQGEERTLYLAMDPRDRAHAVRVAKRLLKDYPDAPAFVIRAALLHDAGKALRPYSPWERILTGLYAPPVPPYPLQEGFWGAFQVRRHHPLYAAERIRDPQVRALVLEHHRPQSLWGRRLHQADQEE comes from the coding sequence GTGGGCTTTTACGGTTTTCGGAAGAGGCTCCGGCGCCTTTGGCAGGCCTTCTTTCCCCAAGAGAAGGGGTTGGACGATGCCTTTGCCCTGGCCTTTTTGCAGGGGGAGGAGCGCACCCTGTACCTGGCCATGGACCCCCGGGATAGGGCCCATGCGGTGCGGGTGGCCAAAAGGCTCCTTAAGGATTACCCCGACGCCCCTGCCTTTGTCATTCGCGCGGCGCTCCTTCACGATGCGGGAAAGGCCTTGAGGCCCTATAGCCCCTGGGAGCGCATCCTTACCGGGCTTTATGCTCCTCCCGTACCGCCCTACCCCTTGCAGGAGGGGTTTTGGGGCGCCTTCCAGGTGCGCCGCCACCACCCCCTGTACGCGGCGGAGCGCATCCGGGATCCCCAGGTGCGGGCCCTGGTTCTGGAGCACCACCGCCCGCAAAGCCTCTGGGGCCGGAGACTCCACCAGGCGGACCAGGAGGAGTAG
- a CDS encoding metal-sensitive transcriptional regulator, producing the protein MTKTTELGQETVENILKRLRRIEGQVRGLQKMVAEGRPCDEVLTQMTATKKAMEAAATLILEEFLNICAAEVSEGKVDPKKPEEIATMLKKFI; encoded by the coding sequence ATGACCAAGACCACCGAGTTGGGGCAAGAGACCGTGGAGAACATCCTCAAGCGGCTACGGCGTATAGAAGGCCAGGTGCGGGGTTTGCAGAAGATGGTGGCCGAAGGGCGTCCTTGTGACGAGGTGTTAACCCAAATGACCGCCACCAAAAAGGCCATGGAGGCGGCGGCCACGTTGATCCTGGAAGAGTTTCTCAACATTTGCGCCGCCGAGGTTTCCGAGGGCAAAGTGGACCCCAAGAAACCCGAGGAAATCGCCACCATGTTGAAGAAGTTCATCTAG
- the dnaX gene encoding DNA polymerase III subunit gamma/tau — translation MGALYRKLRPLTFQEVVGQEHVKEPLMRAIGEGRLAHAYLFSGPRGVGKTTTARLLAMAVGCQGEVRPCGVCPHCQAVQRGAHPDVVEIDAASNNSVEDVRELREKVLLAPLSAPKKVFILDEAHMLSKSAFNALLKTLEEPPPHALFVFATTEPERMPPTILSRTQHYRFRRLTEEEIASKLRRVLQEMGKEAEEEALLLVARLADGALRDAESLLDRLLLLEGALTRKRVEEALGLPPKEALSRLARGLARGDLKEVLSEARGLYAQGFAPRSLVGGLMEVVREALYAAHGLPGEGMEAPPEALLGALTALDEAMERLSKRSDLLALEAALLQAARVFPSGRAVGVVRPAAGLPAGEAAQVGALVPEGPTPRREPAASGEDLPEFHPTQPLAPPSLREAGPPGGEEGDQAGRWRAFLEALKPTQRAFLREARPSLEEGRLVLRFPESKAFHHKRAEEQKASLLPLIRAHFGVEEVVFLLEKKSLNPRPLSRNLPLPEEKPTRGGPAEEPKASEPSSQALPEGEEKPREVFPEPAERLPSAQAPWPGWPVPSGPDAPAEEPPRPPEDPNRRLAEIIRLLGARLLWVRRPRLPEAEEPVSEDDIGGTGI, via the coding sequence GTGGGCGCCCTCTACCGCAAGCTCCGCCCCCTCACCTTTCAGGAGGTGGTGGGCCAGGAGCATGTGAAGGAACCCCTCATGCGGGCCATAGGGGAAGGGCGCTTGGCCCATGCTTACCTCTTCTCGGGCCCTCGAGGGGTGGGGAAGACCACCACCGCCAGGCTCCTGGCCATGGCCGTGGGGTGCCAGGGGGAGGTGCGCCCCTGCGGGGTCTGCCCGCACTGCCAGGCGGTGCAAAGAGGGGCCCATCCCGATGTGGTGGAGATCGACGCCGCCAGCAACAACTCGGTGGAGGACGTGCGGGAGTTAAGGGAGAAGGTGCTTCTGGCTCCCCTTTCCGCCCCCAAGAAGGTCTTCATCCTGGACGAGGCCCATATGCTCTCCAAAAGCGCCTTCAATGCCCTCTTGAAGACCCTGGAGGAGCCTCCACCCCACGCCCTTTTCGTCTTCGCCACCACCGAGCCGGAGAGGATGCCCCCCACCATCCTCTCCCGCACCCAGCACTACCGCTTCCGCCGCCTCACCGAGGAGGAGATCGCCTCTAAGCTCCGGCGCGTCCTCCAGGAGATGGGCAAGGAGGCGGAGGAGGAGGCCCTCCTCCTGGTGGCCCGGCTGGCGGACGGGGCGCTTAGGGATGCGGAAAGCCTCCTGGACCGCCTGCTCCTCCTGGAGGGCGCCCTGACCCGGAAGCGGGTGGAGGAGGCCTTGGGCCTTCCGCCCAAGGAGGCCCTTTCCCGCCTGGCCCGGGGGCTGGCCCGGGGGGACCTCAAGGAGGTGCTCTCCGAGGCCAGGGGGCTTTACGCCCAGGGCTTTGCCCCGAGAAGCCTGGTGGGGGGGCTTATGGAGGTGGTGCGGGAGGCCTTGTACGCGGCCCACGGCCTGCCGGGAGAGGGGATGGAAGCCCCTCCCGAGGCCCTGCTGGGGGCCCTCACCGCCTTGGACGAGGCCATGGAGCGCCTTTCCAAGCGCTCGGACCTCCTGGCCCTGGAGGCGGCCCTTTTGCAGGCGGCAAGGGTTTTCCCCTCCGGGCGAGCTGTGGGGGTGGTCCGGCCCGCGGCGGGCCTTCCTGCTGGGGAAGCGGCCCAGGTGGGGGCTCTTGTGCCCGAGGGGCCAACGCCTCGGCGTGAGCCCGCGGCCTCCGGGGAAGACCTGCCCGAGTTCCACCCCACCCAGCCCTTGGCGCCGCCGAGCCTCAGGGAGGCGGGTCCCCCCGGGGGGGAGGAGGGGGATCAGGCCGGGAGGTGGAGGGCCTTCCTCGAGGCCCTCAAGCCCACCCAAAGGGCCTTCCTCCGCGAGGCCCGGCCAAGTTTGGAGGAGGGGCGCCTTGTGCTCCGCTTTCCCGAGAGCAAGGCCTTCCACCACAAACGGGCCGAGGAGCAAAAGGCCTCCCTCCTTCCCCTGATACGGGCCCACTTCGGGGTGGAAGAGGTGGTCTTCCTCCTGGAAAAAAAAAGCCTAAACCCTAGGCCCCTTTCCCGAAACCTGCCATTGCCTGAGGAAAAACCCACCCGGGGTGGGCCGGCCGAAGAGCCTAAGGCCTCCGAGCCCTCTTCCCAAGCCCTGCCGGAAGGGGAGGAAAAGCCGAGGGAGGTCTTTCCCGAGCCTGCCGAAAGGCTGCCTTCTGCCCAAGCCCCTTGGCCAGGGTGGCCGGTTCCCTCTGGACCCGATGCCCCGGCGGAGGAACCCCCCAGGCCTCCTGAGGATCCCAACCGGCGCCTGGCGGAGATCATCCGCCTCCTGGGGGCGCGGCTCCTTTGGGTGCGCAGGCCCAGGCTTCCCGAGGCCGAGGAACCCGTGAGCGAAGACGACATAGGGGGTACTGGTATATAA
- a CDS encoding 2-oxoacid:acceptor oxidoreductase subunit alpha, with the protein MEEFTWRVGGPQGGGIETAATLFARAVAKGGWWVATKREYHSNIMGRHSYLDVRLGRKPVGAFREKVDMLVALDGETLARHLDEVRPEGVLLYDPRVLELTVHKLPMLDHRVADGLSERFGKLDPSLKDILKAYVEAGVQPLPYPFEEVADRIGAELGVPSLQARRTLNTIAVAASLHLLGFPLDPLLEALALQFRGKVLELNQRVAQAVYREEMPKLSFQLHLNGYEPGRVYLTGAQAAALGKLAGGLRFQTYYPISPATDESTYLEAHTAFTGADVAVVQTEDEIAAVTMAVGAALTGAKAATATSGPGFSLMAEGMGFAGMIEAPLVVTLYQRGGPSTGLPTRTEQGDLMFAIRGGHGEYPRMVLASGDIQDAFLDAQKALAWAWRYQTVVVHLVDKFLASMAQSLPKEALRVLSLDGEKRLGPRQEGFGPYERYGPSEDGISPFIPIGTPGGFYWMTSDEHDPVGHITEDVVLREYQMEKRMRKLETALKEIPLEDQYTLFRDGEVLVLGWGTVKGTLLEALDHVPGVGYLHLRLLWPFPEIGSLLEGKRIVTVEHNYSGQLADLVQQETLKRVHHRVVKYNGRPITLDEAVEALKQVLAGKAPGRLVLRKGV; encoded by the coding sequence ATGGAAGAGTTCACCTGGCGCGTGGGCGGCCCCCAAGGGGGCGGGATAGAGACGGCGGCCACCCTCTTCGCCCGGGCCGTGGCCAAGGGCGGTTGGTGGGTGGCCACCAAGCGGGAGTACCACTCCAACATCATGGGGCGGCACTCCTATTTGGACGTGCGGCTAGGGCGAAAACCGGTGGGGGCCTTCCGAGAGAAGGTGGACATGCTGGTGGCCCTGGATGGGGAGACCCTGGCCCGGCACCTGGACGAGGTCCGGCCTGAAGGGGTCCTCCTCTACGATCCCCGGGTCCTGGAGCTCACGGTGCACAAGCTGCCCATGTTGGACCACCGGGTGGCGGATGGCCTCTCGGAGCGCTTTGGCAAGCTGGATCCCAGCCTGAAGGACATTCTAAAGGCCTATGTGGAGGCTGGGGTACAGCCCCTCCCTTACCCCTTTGAGGAGGTGGCGGACCGGATCGGGGCGGAACTGGGTGTTCCCTCCCTCCAGGCCCGCCGCACCCTGAACACCATTGCGGTGGCAGCAAGCCTCCACCTCTTGGGCTTTCCCCTAGACCCCCTGCTGGAGGCCCTGGCCCTCCAGTTTAGGGGCAAGGTGTTGGAGTTAAACCAACGGGTGGCCCAGGCGGTCTACCGGGAGGAAATGCCCAAGCTTTCCTTCCAGCTCCACCTGAACGGCTACGAGCCGGGCCGGGTCTACCTTACCGGGGCCCAGGCGGCGGCCTTGGGCAAGCTGGCGGGCGGGCTTCGCTTCCAGACCTACTACCCCATAAGCCCCGCCACCGACGAGTCCACCTACCTCGAGGCCCACACCGCCTTTACCGGGGCGGACGTGGCCGTGGTCCAGACCGAGGACGAGATCGCCGCGGTGACCATGGCCGTGGGGGCCGCCCTCACCGGGGCCAAGGCGGCCACCGCCACCAGCGGGCCCGGCTTCAGCCTCATGGCCGAGGGGATGGGGTTTGCCGGCATGATCGAGGCCCCCTTGGTGGTAACCCTCTACCAGCGGGGTGGGCCCAGCACCGGCCTTCCCACCCGCACCGAGCAGGGGGACTTGATGTTCGCCATCCGGGGTGGGCATGGGGAGTATCCCAGGATGGTCTTGGCTTCCGGGGACATCCAGGACGCCTTCCTGGATGCGCAAAAGGCCCTGGCCTGGGCCTGGCGCTACCAGACGGTGGTGGTGCACCTGGTGGACAAGTTCCTGGCCTCCATGGCCCAAAGCCTTCCCAAAGAGGCCCTAAGGGTGCTTTCCCTGGACGGGGAAAAGCGCCTTGGGCCCAGGCAAGAGGGCTTTGGCCCCTATGAGCGGTATGGGCCATCGGAAGACGGGATTTCCCCCTTCATCCCCATCGGTACCCCCGGGGGCTTTTACTGGATGACCTCGGACGAGCACGACCCCGTAGGCCACATCACCGAGGACGTGGTCCTGCGGGAATACCAGATGGAAAAGCGCATGCGGAAGCTGGAGACTGCCCTCAAGGAGATTCCTTTAGAGGACCAGTACACCCTCTTTCGGGACGGGGAGGTCCTGGTCCTGGGCTGGGGCACGGTGAAGGGCACCTTGTTGGAGGCCTTGGACCACGTTCCTGGGGTGGGCTACCTGCACCTAAGGCTCCTTTGGCCCTTCCCGGAGATCGGCTCCCTTCTGGAGGGTAAGCGGATCGTCACGGTGGAGCACAACTACTCGGGGCAGCTGGCGGACCTGGTACAGCAGGAAACCCTTAAGCGGGTGCACCACCGGGTGGTGAAGTACAACGGCCGCCCCATCACCCTGGACGAGGCGGTGGAGGCCTTGAAGCAGGTGCTCGCGGGCAAGGCCCCTGGGCGCCTGGTGCTCAGGAAAGGAGTTTAG